In the genome of Bradyrhizobium ottawaense, the window CGCGATCATGGCGCCGAGCATCTGTCCGGGCTTGATGGCGACGCGGGCGCGGTACATCGACAGGAAGTGCGCCAGCGAGACGATGAAGGCGCCGATGATCGGCAGCGTCAGGATCTTGTCGGGAATGGCGATGTCGGCGAAGGCGACGATCGGCACCCAGACGAGGTTGAGCAGCGCCACGACCACGCCGAGGCTTTCCGCGCCGAGCCAGTTCAGCCAGCCCAGGCCATATTCGCGCTTCTGGTCGGGCGTCAGCCGGCTCTTGCCGGGCAGGAAATAGCGCCAGTGCTTCTTGACGATCTGGAGGCCGCCATAGGCCCAGCGGTGACGCTGCTTCTTGAAGGCCTCGTAGGTGTCGGGCAGGAGGCCCTGGCCGTAGCGGTGATTGGTGTAGTGGGTGGTCCAGCCGAGTTCCTGGATCGCAAGGCCGAGATCTGAATCCTCGCAGATCGTGTCGGACGACCAGCCTCCGGCCATGTCCATCGCCGCGCGACGGATCAGGCACATCGTGCCGTGCACGATGATGGCGTTGGCCTCGTTGCGCTGGACCATGCCGATGTCGAAGAAGCCGGCATATTCGCCGTTCATGATGTAGTGCATGATCGACAGATCGCCGTCGCGATGCTCCTGCGGCGCCTGCACGAGGCCGACACGCGCATCGGCGAAGGCAGGCACGAGGTCCTTCAGCCAGTCGGGATCGACGGCATAGTCGGCGTCGAGGATGCCGATGATCTCGGCATCGGCGGCGGTGCGCTCCATCGCAATCCGAAGAGCGCCGGCCTTGAAGCCCTGCACCTTCTCGGCGTTGATGAACTTGAAGCGTTCACCGAGCGCGCGGCAATGGTCCTGGATCGGCTGCCAGAACGCGGGATCCGGCGTGTTGTTGATGATGACCACGCATTCGTAGTTCGGATAGTTCAGCCGCGACAGCGCATCCAGCGTCTGCTTGAGCATCTCGACCGGCTCGAAATAAGCGGGGATGTGGATCGAGACCTTTGGGCAGTAATTCTCGGGAACGTTCTCGACCGGCTTGCCCTTGCTGAGCAGCCGCTGCGGCGACCGGCCGAAGGCGACGGCTGCGATCTCGTCGATGCGCGCCATCGCAATGAGGACGAGGGGCACAAGCAGGATCATGCCGAGCGTGAGTGCGAAGGCCGAGCCGATGATGAAGTAATGGCTGTTCCAGAACGCGAACACGGTCGCGGCCCAGGCGCCGACGCCGTTGGCGGTCGCCGACAGCAGGAAGGCCTGCTTCGCGGTCGGCTTTTCAATCCGCAGGATCGGCAGCGACAGCAGGATGCCGACCAGGAGCGCGATGCCCATCAGCTTCCAATAGTCGGGGTTCTCGACCGGACCGGTCCAGGCGAATTTCGGCTCGCGGCTGGCGTTGAGGATGCCCCAGTAAGGACCGACGCCGCCTTCGAAGAATTTCCAGGGCTGATCGATGGCCTCGACGATGTTGTATTCCATGCCGATGGCTTCGGCGCGGCTGACGAAATTGCGCAGGATCAGGGCTTGCTGGAACGGACCCGGATCGGCGTTGCGCAAATTGTAGCCCTGGCTCGGCCAGCCGAACTCGGCGATCACGATGCGCTTGCCGGGGAACAGGTTGCGCAAGAGATTGTAGCGGTCGACGGCCTGGTCGACCGCCTGGTCGGAGCGGAAGTTTTCCCAATAGGGCAGCACGTGCGCGGCGATGAAATCGACGCTGGAGCCGAGGTCGGGATTGTCGCGCCAGATGTTCCAGATCTCGCCGGTGGTGACGGGCACGCGGACCGAGCCCTTCACCTTCTTGATCATGTCGATGAGGTCTTCGACCTTCTGCTCGCCGCGGTAGATCACCTCGTTGCCGACGACGACGCCGACGACGTTGCTGTTCTTGCGGGCGAGCTCGATGGCGGCCTTGATCTCGCGCTCGTTGCGATCCTTGTCCTTGTCGATCCAGGCGCCGACGGTGACCTTGAGGCCGAACTCGGCCGCGATCGGCGGCACCAGTTCCACGCCGCCGGTGGACGAATAGAGGCGGATCGCGCGCGTCATGGTCGACAGCGTCTTCAGGTCGGCGCGGATTTTCTCGACCGTCGGGATGTTGTCGATGTCGGGGTGGGCCGAGCCCTCGAACGGCGCGTAGGAGACGCTGGGCAACAGGCCCTTGAAGTCGGGCGCGGGTTCCTTGTCGCGCAAGACTCCCCATAGCCCTGCGTGAAGCGCAGACACGAGCAACAAAACGGCGGCGACAACGCGCATCGCGGCTAAACCAAAAGGGGCTGAGGGGGCAGGGAAGCGGATCCGACCCCGAGATCCGACCAAGTCCGCGGCAAAGGGAGCATATCTCTGCCGCGCGGTTTCTCAACTGTCATGGCCTCATGTCCTTATGAGGGCATGGCCTTTTTCGAACGACGCGCGGCGGTGCCAACCGCGTCTATGGCCGATCGTTCCTGAACGACAGCTGAAACGATCGCGGCTATTTCTGGGGCGCCGGCGTCGGGCTTGCCGCGGGCGATGGGCTGGCGGCCGGCTGCGGCTGCGCATTGTTGGCCGCGGGAGCGGCCGGCTGTGCCGCTGCGGCCGCCGCCTGCTGCGGCTGGGCTGCCGGGTTGATCCAGCAGGCATGCACGCGGCTGTCCAGGGTCTCGGCGACCTTGGGATCGATCTGGCCGCCGAACCGGGTCAGGCAGCGGAAGGCCGCCTGGATGTGGCCGCCGGGGCAGCCGAAGCGGTCATAGAGGTCGAGATGGCGGAACGCGGTATCGAGGTCATCCCGCCACATCAGCCGCACCACGCGCCGGCCGAGCCAGACGCATTCGGGATTGCCGGCCGGGCCGCTGATGACCTGGGCCGCTTCGGCGAATTCGTCGGTGCGGCGCTGGTTCTGGGCCGCATCCTTGGCGGCGTCGGCGGGCTGGGCGGCGGCCTTGCCCTGGTCCGGCGCGGGCGTGCCGCTCTGGGCGGAAGCGCCACCGAGACCGGCGAGAACGAGAAGGCAGGAGACGGCCAAGGTGGCGGCGAACTGCCGCAGGACCGCATTTCGTGACTCGAACACCCGTTGCCGCATGAATTCCCCAATGTATCCGCTGGCCGTCCGCGTCAGGATCCCGCGGACGCGCCGGTGATGGCGTCCAAATGGGTCTCCAATGCGGCGGAAAAGTCTTTCCGAGTCCATGACCTGTATTTGGAATTTTGTCCAGCAAAGTCACGATGCTAGGCCCCGGTCGAACAGCCGCAGCCCCATTCCTTTGGGGCAGGCGCGGATCCTTGAGAGTGGATCGGCATTTGGACACCCGCTTGGACACCCTCTTTGGACACCCCCTTGGCAGACGGCGTGCAAGCAGGTAATCGACGGACCCTTCGCGGAGGACGGAACCGATTTCACTTCGTACGCCACTGGCGCTTCTGCTCGTTTCACTGGGTGCGATTGCTGCCGTGTGGTGGTGGTTGGCGACGCCGATCACGCTCGCGCGCGCCCCGATCGATCCCGCCGAGAAGGTCCAATGCGTCTCCTACGCGCCGTTCCGCGGCGAGCAGACGCCGCTGAACGCGTGGACCCATATCGAGGCCGAGCAGATCGAGCAGGACCTGCGCCAGCTCAAGGAGATCACCGACTGCGTCCGCACCTATTCGTTGGAGAACGGGCTCGACCAGGTGCCGGCGATCGCCGCCAAGGTCGGCGGGCTGAAAGTGCTGCAGGGCATCTGGCTCTCCAGCAACCGAGCCAAGAATTTTGAGCAGGCCGCGCTCGCCATTCGTCTCACCAAGGAATTCCCCGCGATCATCACCGCCGTCATCGTCGGCAACGAGGTGCTGCTGCGCGGCGAGATGACGACGGCGGACCTCGTCTCGATCATCCGCCTGGTGAAGACGCAGGTCAGCGTGCCCGTCACCTATGCCGACGTCTGGGAATTCTGGCTGAAGAACCGCGAGGTCTATGACGCCGTCGACTTCGTCACCATCCACATCCTGCCCTATTGGGAGGATATGCCGGTGAAGGCGAAGTTCGCCGCCGCCCATGTCGAGGCGATCCGCGAGCGCATGGCGGTGGCGTTTCCGGGCAAGGAAATCCTGATCGGCGAGACCGGCTGGCCGAGCGAGGGGCGCATGCGCGACGGCGCGCTGCCCTCACGCACCAACCAGGCGCGGGTGGTCTCGGAAATCCTGGCTCTGGCGAAGGCGAACAAGTTTCGCGTCAATCTGATCGAGTCCTACGACCAGCCCTGGAAGCGAAAGCTGGAGGGCACCGTCGGCGGCTATTGGGGCCTGTACGACTCGGTGCGCCGCAGCTTGAAATATCCGCCGGGCGAGCCGATCAGCAATTTCCCGTACTGGAAATGGTACATGGGCGCCGGCATGGGCCTTTCCGTGCTGGTGTTCGCGGTCGCGCTCATCACGCTGCGCCGGCGGCCGTGGACGCCGCGCTTCTCGGCCTGGCTCGGCGTCGCCATTTCGGCGACGACGGCGGGCAGCCTGCTCGGGATCGGCGCCGACAAGCTGTATTATGAGAGCTACGGCGTCGGCGGCTGGCTGCTCTGGGGCGCGCTGCTCGCGGCCGGTATCCTGTCGCCGATCTTCTGCGCGCAGGCGATGGTGATCGGCCGCAGCCTTCCGACCTTCCTCGATCTGCTCGGCCCGCGCGAGGGCCGAAAATGGTCGAAGCTCACCGCGGTGCTCGGCCTGACGCTCGCGGTGACGGCCGTGATCGCGGCCGCGACTGTGCTCGGTTTCGTTTTCGACCCGCGCTACAAGGATTTCCCCTACGCCGCGCTGACGATGGCCGTGGTGCCGTTTGCGCTGTTGATGCTGAACCGGCCGCAGATCGGCCAGCGTCCGATCGCGGAATCGGTGTTCGCGGGCGTGCTGGCGCTGTCGGCCGTCTTCGTGCTGTTCAACGAGGGCCGCGACAATTGGCAGTCGCTGTGGACCTGCACGATCTATCTGTTGTTCGCGCTCACGCTGTGGCGGGCGCGGGCCGAGCAAACCCAAGAATGAACAGGCCGATCGCCAGGCCCGACAGCACGACATTGTAGAGCACGATGCCGAGGCCGGCGGCGATGATGCCGACGGTGAGCAGCACGATCGACGGCCGCATCAGGTTCAGCGTCGCAACCACCAGCGCGACGATGCCGAACACCGAATTCTTGAACAGCACCGTCGAGACCGACCGCGCCTTGCAGATCATCGTCTGAAGCCCGGCGTCGCAGGTGAGAGCGACCTGCGACAGCTCGATCGCAAGGTAGCGCAGATAGAGCGCATAGCCGACGGACGCGAAACCGACGACGATCAGGAACTGCACCTGGTAGGGCGAGAGGCGGAAGGGCTTTTTTGTCATGGCGGCAATATGGTCGTGATGGCGCGGGCAGGCAACAGGGCAGGGGATGTTTCTGTAGATCCGGCTCGCCCACGACGTGCGCGAGGGGCCGTCAAAGCCGGCTTTGCGTCGCCCGATTCTGGTCCGCGAGCCGTCGCTCGTATTTCTCAGCCAATGCAAGCAGGCGTTTTCTGATGTAGGGGTCCGCCTGCTCGGCCAGCTCGCGGATCAACGCGAGTTGCTCCCGCAGAAACTTCGCGTCCGTCATCTCCGCTCCGAATCAAAATCCGTCGCGGATACTGCCGCCTTACGCGGACCTCTTCCCTATCATTTGGTATGTTTGCCTATTTCAATCCCAGCCGGCGCTCGACCCAGCCAAGAACGAACAGCACGAGCAGCGTGACGGCGATCGCTGCGGCGACCAGCAGCCAGGCTCCGAGCGCGCAGGCAATCCCGAGGCCCGCCGCAATCCAGACGGTTGCCGCGGTCGTGAGGCCGTGCACGGTCTTCGCCTTGGCGTCGTGCAGGATGACGCCCGCGCCGATGAAGCCGACACCGGTCAGCACGCCGGCAACGACGCCCTGAATGACCCGGGAGATCGCATCGGGGTGGTCACGCAGATTCTGGAACTCGATCACGGAGATCGAGACCAGCGCGGAGCCCAGAGCGACAAGCGCCAGGGTGCGCATTCCGACCGGCTTGTCGTTCATGTCGCGGTCGATGCCGATCAGCAGCCCTGTTCCCGCCGCGACGAGAAGCCTCAGCACATCATCCAGTTCGTTCATCGAAGCTCGTGCGTTTCGGGAGACGGACGCTTGGCGTGCGCCCGGCAGATCGGGACTAAACGCCAACTTGGTGAGAAAGAGCCGCTGAGATCCAAGCGTCCGATGGTCGCATGCCCGCGCAACTCTGAGCGATCATCGGCGATCAGGCAGCGCGAGCCGCCGTTCGACAAGGCGATGGCGCCGACCAGCCTGGTCGACGCCATCTGCCAGAGTAGAACGCGACCGCGCACCATCACTTCTTGCTGGTGTTCGAGCCCGTGGTGGTCTGCATCTTCTGTCCCGGCGCGCTCTCCGAGTGGCCCGGTCCCTTGGTGGTATTGGTCTGGTGACCAGGGGCGTATTCGGACGCGCCGGGTCCTGTCGAAGGCTTCTTTGTGTTGTGCATTTGCTGACCCGGCGCGTTGCTCGAGGCGCCCGGCGATTTCGTCGTTTGCGCAAGCGCCGGAGATGCCGCCAGAAGCGCGGCCGTTGCGATGATCAATGTCTTCACGTGGGTTTCTCCCGAGGTCATGGAGGCGGGCGCGCGTGATTTCTCACATCGGCCGCTCCGGTTCACGACCGGGACAACTTGGCAATTGACGGGTGGTTTCTCTTCTCGGACCGAAATTTAGGTTCATCGGCGCGCGCAAAAACACGCCGGCATTCACCGCCCGTTCAGGCGCAATGTTTATCGCCTGAAGAACGACGACAGCGTCGATCCCGCGGACGCAGACGCGGTCTCCGGCTTCGCCGGCGCGGGCTGCGCCGCAGGCGGGGGCGCGGGCTCTTCGCGCTTCGACGAGCGCTTGGAGGAGTAGCTGCGGCGGCGCTGCGGCTTCTCGGGCTTTGCACTCGGCGCGGGCGCGGTTTCGGCTTGCGGGACCGCGTCCTGGTTCTTCTCGGAGTTCTTCTCTTGAACTCTGTCCTGGGACTTCTCTTGTCCCTTCTCCGATCCGCCGCGCATCGAGAGGCGCTGGCCGTCGAAGACGGTGGTCTCGCAGTGACGATCGTTCTCCGCGAGGCTCGCGCAGAATTTTGCGGCGGCGGCGGCGTTGACCAGCGGACCGGCACCCAGGCGAAGCTGCATGCCGAGGCCGGTGTTGCCTTCCTTGATCATGATGATCGGTCGCAGTGCTGCGATTTCCGGATTGGTTTTGCTCAGGCCGCGCCAGAGCGCGCGCAGGCCGTCGATCGAATTGGCGCCGCCGAGGTCGATCGCGAAACGCGTCTGCTGGACCGCGATGGCGGGGGATTCGTTCTCGGCTGCCTCAGGTGCCTTCGCGGCTGTCGCGACGACTTCGGTCGGGGCGGGCGCCGGCTCGACTTTCTTCTCGGCGGCCTTCTCGTTTGTCTCGGGCTGAATCAATTTCGACGCGGCTGGATCGGGCGGCGCCATGATCGACTTGGACGGCACCAGCGGTATGGTCGGCAGCGCCGAAGTCGCTGCCAGCGGCTGCTGCACGAGCGAGGCGGCGGCGGCAGTCTGCGGTGGCAGGCTCGACGGCTCCTTTGCAACTTCCTTGAGCGTATCCTTGACCGTGACCGTATCCTTGGGCGTGTCCTTGGGCGTGTCCTTGGCGGCCTCGGTGCGGGGCTTGTCGCCGGCGGAGGCGGGGGTCGAAGCGACCGGCGCGACGCTGGGCGCCGTCGGCGTGGCATCCTGCGGCTTGCCGGGCTGCGGTGGTGCGGTGGGTTGCTTGGCGATGGCGCCGGTGACGGAATCGAGCCCTTGCTCGACCACGGTGACACGGGAATAGAGCCGGTCGCGATCCGTGTTCAGCGTCTCGATGGCGGCCGCAAGCCGGCGGGCCTCGTTCTGGCTCTCCTTGGCCAGCGCCTGGAGCCGCTCTGCCTGGCGCGCGAGATCGGCGGACGCAACCTGGTCGCGCCGCCAGCCGAGTTGGGCCTGATTGGCCATCACCGCGATGACGACGGCGCCTACGGCTGCCACACCCCAGGAGCCCAGCCGCCACATCATGCGGCGGTCGAACGCGCTTTCCTCGGCCACAAGTCCGGAGAACAGCCCGCCGGTCTCCTTGGTGCCGAAGGCATCCGCCAGTGGGTCGGAATCCTTTGCCATGAACGTTAAGTGCCCAGCCCTGTCCGGCTTCCCCGAATCAATCAGGGAACATTAACAGGAAAAGCGTGTCGCACTTGAATTCCGGGCGTTTGCGGGGGTAGCAAGGCAAGAGCTTTTGAGGGTGGTTGCCCGCCCGTCGCGCCAATTGATTCGGCCGTATCTGACAGGATTTCGATGACCGCCCGTTCCAGCCTCACGATCGTGCTCGCCGCCGGCGAAGGCACGCGCATGCGATCGAACCTGCCGAAAGTGCTGCATCCGGTAGCCCACCAGACCTTGCTCGCCCACGTGCTCGCCGCGGCACCCCAGGGAACCGGCACCTCGCTCGCGGTCGTGATTGGCCCCGATCACCAGGCGGTCGCGGACGAGGCAAAGCGCATCCGGCCCGACGCGCTCACCTTCGTGCAGGCCGAGCGGCTCGGCACCGCGCATGCGGTGCTGGCGGCGCGCGAGGCGATCGGGCGCGGCGTGGACGATCTCCTTGTTGCCTTCGGCGATACGCCGCTGATCTCGGCCGAGACCTTTGCACGGCTGCGCGCGCCGCTCGCCAGGGGCGCGGCGATCGCCGCGCTCGGCTTTCGCGCCGCCGATCCCACCGGCTATGGCCGCTTCATCGTCGAGGGCGAACGCCTGGTCGCGATCC includes:
- a CDS encoding MgtC/SapB family protein, which gives rise to MNELDDVLRLLVAAGTGLLIGIDRDMNDKPVGMRTLALVALGSALVSISVIEFQNLRDHPDAISRVIQGVVAGVLTGVGFIGAGVILHDAKAKTVHGLTTAATVWIAAGLGIACALGAWLLVAAAIAVTLLVLFVLGWVERRLGLK
- a CDS encoding beta-(1-6) glucans synthase, with product MWWWLATPITLARAPIDPAEKVQCVSYAPFRGEQTPLNAWTHIEAEQIEQDLRQLKEITDCVRTYSLENGLDQVPAIAAKVGGLKVLQGIWLSSNRAKNFEQAALAIRLTKEFPAIITAVIVGNEVLLRGEMTTADLVSIIRLVKTQVSVPVTYADVWEFWLKNREVYDAVDFVTIHILPYWEDMPVKAKFAAAHVEAIRERMAVAFPGKEILIGETGWPSEGRMRDGALPSRTNQARVVSEILALAKANKFRVNLIESYDQPWKRKLEGTVGGYWGLYDSVRRSLKYPPGEPISNFPYWKWYMGAGMGLSVLVFAVALITLRRRPWTPRFSAWLGVAISATTAGSLLGIGADKLYYESYGVGGWLLWGALLAAGILSPIFCAQAMVIGRSLPTFLDLLGPREGRKWSKLTAVLGLTLAVTAVIAAATVLGFVFDPRYKDFPYAALTMAVVPFALLMLNRPQIGQRPIAESVFAGVLALSAVFVLFNEGRDNWQSLWTCTIYLLFALTLWRARAEQTQE
- a CDS encoding glycosyltransferase, with product MRVVAAVLLLVSALHAGLWGVLRDKEPAPDFKGLLPSVSYAPFEGSAHPDIDNIPTVEKIRADLKTLSTMTRAIRLYSSTGGVELVPPIAAEFGLKVTVGAWIDKDKDRNEREIKAAIELARKNSNVVGVVVGNEVIYRGEQKVEDLIDMIKKVKGSVRVPVTTGEIWNIWRDNPDLGSSVDFIAAHVLPYWENFRSDQAVDQAVDRYNLLRNLFPGKRIVIAEFGWPSQGYNLRNADPGPFQQALILRNFVSRAEAIGMEYNIVEAIDQPWKFFEGGVGPYWGILNASREPKFAWTGPVENPDYWKLMGIALLVGILLSLPILRIEKPTAKQAFLLSATANGVGAWAATVFAFWNSHYFIIGSAFALTLGMILLVPLVLIAMARIDEIAAVAFGRSPQRLLSKGKPVENVPENYCPKVSIHIPAYFEPVEMLKQTLDALSRLNYPNYECVVIINNTPDPAFWQPIQDHCRALGERFKFINAEKVQGFKAGALRIAMERTAADAEIIGILDADYAVDPDWLKDLVPAFADARVGLVQAPQEHRDGDLSIMHYIMNGEYAGFFDIGMVQRNEANAIIVHGTMCLIRRAAMDMAGGWSSDTICEDSDLGLAIQELGWTTHYTNHRYGQGLLPDTYEAFKKQRHRWAYGGLQIVKKHWRYFLPGKSRLTPDQKREYGLGWLNWLGAESLGVVVALLNLVWVPIVAFADIAIPDKILTLPIIGAFIVSLAHFLSMYRARVAIKPGQMLGAMIAAMSVQWTVSRAVAQGLITEHIAFARTSKGGLSRMSIEFQAFWEAVIGTLLLIGAGVLIATNSYRQITEIYIFAGVLVLQSLPFLAAVAIAILELSRINSFQFWRDSAIRTAELIGLRPVALPAPGTPQPVPNEVRRETQ